The window TATAATTTCTCCTTCTAGCGCTATAGTGGAAGGTTTAAACCGAGTTGGGTGCAACATCTAGCTCCTCTGTTGAGAAAGTCGTGAACCCGCCACATGAGGCTTGGTTTCCTATCAATTTGTTATTGTTAGGTTGGTTGTATAATTCAATGTGACCTAAAGTTGTTGTTCAACTAATGAGTTATGACAATGCCAATAGTCTTTGGGAGGCTACTCACACTCTGGTTGGTGTTCAATCTCGAGCTGAGGAAGATTATCTTAGGCAAATCTTTCAGCAAACACGAAAAGGTAATTTTTCAGTGGTTGAATATCTTAAGCTTGTGAAGTTACACTCTGACAACCTACTTAGGTTGGTAGTCCTATTATACCTAGATATCTTGTgtctcaaagttttttttggtCTTGATGAAGAATATAACCTGGTGGTTGTTGTCATCCAAAATAGAGTGAATATTTTGTGGCTTGATATGCAATCTAAGCTTCTATCGTTTGAAAAGAGATTATAACCTCCTTCAAGAGGTGAAACTCTTCCAATCTAAGCCTAAAGCTTGGCTCACTATCAAAAAGATTAACTGGTCCTTGATTGAACCTACTTAAGTAAAGGAAGCACTTAATACAACTCCATAAAAATGTACTATGGACATTGAGTTTAACGCTCTTCAAGACAATAACACTTGGAAACTTGTTCCATTTACTTATTCAATGAATATTCTTGGTAATAAATTCGCTAGatacaataacaataatagttTTATTAAACTCAAGCTTTTTTAGATAAAAGATATAACATTTAGTTGCTATAAGGTAGTTCTACATTTCTAAGGAGAGAGTACAACTTCATTGTGCTTAGAAATGCTACGAACatgattgaaaatattagGAGACCACAAGTAACAATTATCATAAGATCACATACCTACCTTGATAAGATTGCATACTTATCACTATTAGTCACTAGATATCTGCCTTTAGAGAAATTAACATTAAAACCCTAATCATATAACTTACTTATGCATATGAGAATTACTGTTGTGTCTTCCACGAGAATGAGCAGAGGAAGTTCAAGATATTAaagttttccttttccaacAAAATTCTTCATTTACCACCATCACCATaaataacatattcaaaaCCATATGGCTTTagatatattagaaaattctTCTCTCTTATTGTAACGTCCTAAGTTTAAGAGAGGGACATGAATGAAACAATATCATATCTGAATGAGAGGGATGTTAAGGACATGAAGTAAGGTTAAGAAACACTTTAAAGGGATTAAAAGTTACTACATATACCAACAAGGTGCACCATCCTTTTTTGTGGTCCTATCATAGAAAATCTATAGTTAAGTGCATGCTTAGCTCAGAACAATTCTATGTTGGATGACCTTATGGACAAAGCATGCTGAAAGAACTCGTGTTGGTTTGTGGGGACAACTTTCACTCTAATAAGCCTTTAAGACAAGTAAGAATGATGTTAACATATCATAGAGCATAAAGGAGAATGTTGAGGATTTGAATTCCTTAGACTTGGGGCATTACAGATGATATCATAGAGGAACCTCTCCCAGTAACATGTGGTTTGGAGACGAACTAAGTTGTTGTCAGTCGGTACCAATGTTTTTTATAATGTCATTAACATGTTGACCAATGTGTTGCTCAAGTTTTGCCTTTAATATAAAATCAGCCAACTGTACTTCAACACTACactaacatatattataaaaattttaggaGAGTTACAAAATTaccaaaaagataaaataacacatgaataataatctaaaaactactaacaaaaaaataaatatatttgaaacaacaaattatttattgatgaaaatgagtagaaataaagttgatttcttttcataataattatttgaagagTGACATATAATCAACTCCATAAGCTCCTAACAAGGAGTTGAACACCAAATTGAGGGTTTAAGCTTACAAACATCATAGGGGCATGCGTGTAGGTTGGAGAAATTGTAAAAGCGAAGCGCTGGATTATCATAGCCAATGCAACTTTAGCCTCGATCAAAGCCAAATGTTGTCCTACACAAATTCTAGGACCCAATCCAAATGGTAGAAATGAAGCAAGATGTTTCCTAGGCTCACTAAATCTCATAGGGTTGAAGTTGTGTGCATCTTCTCCCCAAAGCTCTTTGTCATGGTGGATTGCAACCACTGAAAGTTGTAGTTGTGTGCCTTCCGGAACATCAATGTTTCCTAGTGTTAGTCGTTTCATTGTCCGCCTCATCATCATAATCGCCGGTGGATAAAGTCGAAGTGTTTCGTTGACTATCATGCCCACCTGtcaaacaaaatgaatcaTTAAACATCTATCATCTCTCGTTTTTGTTTAAGGTTTTGAGTCTATTGTGATTTAATACTTACAAGTTTTAGTTCGGTTAAATTATCTGCTGTAGGCGGTGTCTTTTGGCCACAAACATTGATAACTTCTTCCCTAGCTCGATCTTGCCATTCTTGATGCTCTGCTAGTAGTAAAAGTGCCCAAGTTAAAAGATTAGCAGTTGTTTCCATTCCTGCAAAATAGAATGTCTTGCATTCGTTTACAACTTCGTCCACTTCAAGATTTTCTATTTCCCCATTCTGATTCTTGTATGATGACAATAAGAGGCTGAGTAGATTAGTTGagttttccctttcttttctgtttttctcaCTTTCAACTAGTGCTTTTATTGATGCAcgagtttctttttctagccTATCCCTCTCTCTGTTCATCTTGGTAGGTAAAAATCtgtgttttttcaaaaagaatataatattaGTAATTGTTACCAAAAAGggattaagaaattaaaaattggagaaaataataaacctaTAGCCAGGAATATAAACACTTGAGACAGcttgaagaaaatgattcATTTGTTGTTCTTGCAAGTTGAAAATGCGTTTGCcttcttcaaaattacttCCAAATGCAGTTCTTGAAATTACATCTGCTGTGAGGAGACGAAGTTGTTTATGGACGTCTACTTCAAACTCTTCCATACCTTCCTTCATTTCTTCCCATTTATCCAACACATTACGAACACTTAAGGTAATTTCTGGTAACCACCCCTGAcaattgtgaattttttattaaaatattttaccataCACAAGTTTTCTAAACTATAAATTAGtgacaaaatataataaaataaaaatgggaTATCTatagaaatagtaaaatatttgaaattatttacaaattaaaagaaaaagagtaagttttgtttataaaCAAACCTTGACACGATCAATGGTGAAAGCCTGATTTGCAATTCTTCGGTGAACAACCCATTGTTCGTCTTCAAGTCCGACAAGTCCTTCTCCAAACAGCAACTTGGAAACTGGGGTGAACCCCACCTTTCTAAAAGGCCCACCTGTATTTGTAAGTATTTCCTTAATCATAACCGGGTCGGATATCGTTAGTCTCGGCTTCGGTCCAAACCAATACACAAACATCTTTCCATACTCCATGGACCATTGGTGAATATAAGGTAGAACTCGACAAATTATATCGTGGGTTAATGGAATTGTCTTTGCTTGTGCCTCCATGTACATACGGCGCATATCGGTGGCGTTACCGATGATGGGGAGATAGCGAGGCCCTGTTATGCCTTGCTTTTGGAAGTGAGTTTGAATTCTCCATGGAACCCAAAAATTGGagtaaacaaatttaaagatgAAGATGGTGAAAGATAGAAGAACAAAGACTCCAAGAGTATACATtggaaaaaatttgaaatccaaTGCTCAATTAGAGTAATGAGAggtttttgatttatttttggttgatTTCCATCCATATTTATAGTGTTTAAGCTGCTAATGGCACACAATTAGAGACTTGTAATTGTAGGAATGACTTTGAGTCATCcataagaaatcaaattatattattttgacttgaattatatttaatgtCCCCCAAcgatttcaaatttgattcatTATGTGTTGAATGAATAACCTTCACTTTAATATTCTAATATTTGGATGGTGACGATTTTGTAGCTATTGTTTGTGTGGCCTCAATACTAACAACCTGGAAAATGCTATCTTTAATAGCTTTTCAAACCTTTTAAAGTGtgtttttctcaaattacAATATGAGATATATAAACCcatctaattatttaataattttgatgtaattttagtaattttcaatttcatcctTTTTTAACAACAACATTTAAGTAgaattaatttagtatttttataaTACATTATGGTTTTATTGGAGACTCTTTAAATCTTgcatttaaattgtttaaagtAGATTTTGACGATAAATTAAGTTACGTTTGtctttatgtttgttttcaaaattagaattaaagCTTCTCGAATTTTTCAAGAACGTTAAAATGGGACACTCATCAATCTTGGAGCAAagaacttgtttttgttttaaaatattgtttttaaagcAATATTCATCCTAACTCAATTATTATAGTTAATATCATATTGATGTTGAAGTTTTAGTGATTGGAAGTTAATTAAGAGTTATCATCCTAAGAGTgtttttaattgattcaatTGACTGGTGATTTCAGATAAGAATATTTGGAGATTGTGATTTGTTTTCCCATTTTCTTACTTcaagaaaagagaatatgtCTCCAACTAggcaaaatagttttttttaaaaaaaatataatttaacataTAGTCTTGAAATTTTGACTGAgctatataaattaattatgtttaaaatagTTATGCATTCAATGAAtcatattttactataatattttaatttaattcgttagagaaaaatcaagttgggaatttgaaacatagtattaactttttagttttatagcTTTCCAAACTTCGAACTTTAAGAgggtcttttctttttctttttctttttcttctccttcttcataattacaacaaaaaatgtaagaagagaaaattataGATGGTcaacttgaagaaaattagTCAAAATTGTCCCTATCATATTTGCTTCATTCaatcttctaattttttcatttcaagttGTACTTAAAAAGGTTTTATAGAAAGTtcttagatatatattaatgtgTAGTAATTATAGAAATCTATTAGCGAAGTttaggtaaatattttttatttctaaaaagttcGTTTATATGTACTTAACAATCCAATTATTCagtaaaaaaagtataaaaaatatggtGAAGAATTTGTAATAAAGCAatcataattgaaaaaatttaagaagaaaaagttaaaatcaaataggactctaatttttttcagttccatttttattttaattattagggTTTGTATggaatatttattgaaatattgtgttgtatttttaatttttatgctACCAAATAAAATGGTTGGCGGCTACATAATTCATCAGGATGAAAGGTTttcataacttaaaatatgataatacAAATAAAGTGTCAAACTTGTAGGGAAAAAAATTGggagaaaagagaataaaaagttgtgtattttaatttaatctttgaaaataaaatattttaacaaaaactaTATACTTAGTCAAATACGGAtcagaattttattttattctaaaacaaagtatacccaaaaataaaaataaattattaaatacgTATACATTGTGGAAATTATATACTTGGTCAAATAATTGTGgaatctattaatttaattctaatatgtatgtatgtatatatacatgaatgataatatatgtatgtatgaagCATATATCAAACGTCATTACTTTCAAATACGTATCTAACACACGATTTGGCATATCTATTTTTATGCATAGCTAACACACAATAAGACGtatctatttttttccaacatatattttttaaaaaagaaataagcaTCTCATCTAATATTTTCTAACTCAAAACTTAACAAATTAGTTAAAATGAGGATGCAAATAGATAAAAGATTAGATACTTAAGTTTCCACAAAGTTTGGTAAAATATAGTACTCTTAAATATCTTTTACGATTTAAGGAAGTTCTTTGTTTAGgttcatatttttcctttaatcttcttcctcttctctaattaatttgtttctcttttggtTATTGTACTTCCATAATTTTGGTGTTGTTTTTCTACTGTAGTTTAGTGTTTATATTGTATTTCTTGCCCGTGTCATTAATTTGACGTTTTATGATTTTTCGtgaatttagttaattatatttagtatttttatgttaaatttacctatatatatgttaggttttttaaaggaaaaaaaatgtatattcaAACCTATGAATATCTTAGTCTTTTAGAAAGATGTATATCCTATTGTATTTAGTGTTTGTGTTTTTacgtgtgtgtatatatatattatttatttatttattgtggAATACCAagacttttttaaaaaaaaaaagaaaaaacaaaggcAAATAACATAACTAAGATGTGTTTCTTTtgtcaaaacaaataaaataaaatgttgatgGCGAAAAATGAAGACTTccacaaaaattattttagtaattataCTTTGAAGCCTTCGTAAGAATTCAAATCATCATTAATTTAGAATAAAGCATAaagcaaatattttatattcaaaatttccacttttcttttagtCATAAACCCATATTTTATGTTAGTTTAAACTAAAATCCATTCTTTCATGTATAATGGATTAAGctctccaaacaaaacaaaggtTGAAATTGATTTGGTGGATAAAACTTATACTAAAATTGTAGGATGAGAGATTGAatcttctaaatttaattaaacataagaatattttgtgttaattattgttaagCTAAGTTAGTTTTCAtccaattaaataaaaataaacaaatgaatgaaatgtttaacatgtattttattttaattgtaataccatatattattaattgctccaattttttattcacaTTTCTCCACATTCAAGTAAATACAAGGTGgctacaattattttaatctttatttgaaatttatttctaCAAATTGAATACCAATTACTTAGTTTTAACTTAATACAATTTGCACAATCAACAACTACTTTGAACTTTGAATGCTTATTTAGAAGTTTATGAGATTTAGTTTAAGGTTGCTATTATATTTCCTATTAACAAAAaccattgaaaaaaatgtcaaattatttaattttagcgacataaaaaattagttagctgtttaatttttaatcatGACATCACTTACTTCTCCACGTTTCtcatttaatcttttaaaataaatgcaatTAGTTAAAACAAGTTAATTACGAAgtacactttttttctttcttaaccACAAATTTggcttattttaaattaaataataggtTAATTACATGTTTTGATCTAACTTTTTATCTTGTGAAAATGCAATCCTTTAAACTTAAAGTTCcttatgtaaatttaaattcacaaCACgtgcaaaatatttttttctttattgatcATGAAAAGGGTTGGTCGAACAATTATGTTTCCTATTTGATATTGTAATAGGCCGAAGAATTATAATCCCTACCCCATATGTAGGTGGCATTGAGTATTAGTTTACACTACCGACGTGTAGGATGTGGGTTTGAGATATGTTTTGGAATGTTTAATTTGAGAGCTACATTATTGTAATGTCATTAGTTGATATAGCATTACCTACGTATTCCACCAAATCGTCGTTGAAGAAatatattcaattcaaaactCTGATAACATGCTTTGAGAAAActtatcataacttttttagtACGAATGATCCATATATTAAAGTTATTAACAACTTTAATTGGAGCGACAACTTACAAATGATAGGTTACTTGAATAGCTTAGGCTTCCCTAAATTGTGATAATCTTCAACGTCTTGCACTCAACGCATGGAGGACTTGCACACGGTAATACGGAGAGCATGTAAGCAAGAACACAAGGTAAAATAAATAGGTCATAGTACAAAGACGGTGCATTGCTCAATAATCAAATACGAAAACCCTAAAAAGACCTCATAAATCTCcttaaataaacaaatccaagaatgaaaataaactccaatttgaaatagaaaagttagaaaattttatggtTATGTCGACGTACGTAGTAGCCTAGTTTTGCTTATGCCACTTTGTTTGGCATCCACAAAACCTGAGGTTGATCCCCAAAATAACTGCCATCAACATCTATATTTGATGGTTataaagttttcaattttgaatctaCCTGGTAACTAAAAGCACTTTCCTGGTGGTTTTGACTAAGtacacaaaattatatttaaatttgtttgatagaATCAAGTTGGACTCGGAATATTTTAAGGTATATTATCTTTCCGGtattgatttagttttttagaacaaaaccaattcaaaaaattaaatgatgttAAATATAATCATTATTTGTTCAGTAGCTTCTCAATCTTTGTAACtttgtattagaaaatatgaaTAGGCAATATCTTGGTGgctatcatatatatatatatatatatatatatatatatatatatatataagtaaacGGAGAAGTAGATACTACTTAGGCTTGGCTTGTATTAACATATCTATTATACAACAACATATGATCAATCAAGGTGTctactaatatttataaaaataaagttttaattatagTGTGAACGAATACATACCATAGGACACTTTCCATGTAACAAATTTCTCTCgataacattgaaaattttctaaacaaatgataaaataaaatacacaCGCTAAACCATGAGTCAacttcattaaaaaaacaaatatgcaAATATCTTGATCATTAATATATGAGTCTGCTCCTCgttcaacaattttttgtgAACTACTCAAATCAGTTGAATATGTTTGTCATCTTTTCCTTCTTGTTTTAGGGTCGACTTGGTAatccattttctttctgttttttatt of the Cucumis sativus cultivar 9930 chromosome 3, Cucumber_9930_V3, whole genome shotgun sequence genome contains:
- the LOC101210542 gene encoding cytochrome P450 734A6, which translates into the protein MYTLGVFVLLSFTIFIFKFVYSNFWVPWRIQTHFQKQGITGPRYLPIIGNATDMRRMYMEAQAKTIPLTHDIICRVLPYIHQWSMEYGKMFVYWFGPKPRLTISDPVMIKEILTNTGGPFRKVGFTPVSKLLFGEGLVGLEDEQWVVHRRIANQAFTIDRVKGWLPEITLSVRNVLDKWEEMKEGMEEFEVDVHKQLRLLTADVISRTAFGSNFEEGKRIFNLQEQQMNHFLQAVSSVYIPGYRFLPTKMNRERDRLEKETRASIKALVESEKNRKERENSTNLLSLLLSSYKNQNGEIENLEVDEVVNECKTFYFAGMETTANLLTWALLLLAEHQEWQDRAREEVINVCGQKTPPTADNLTELKLVGMIVNETLRLYPPAIMMMRRTMKRLTLGNIDVPEGTQLQLSVVAIHHDKELWGEDAHNFNPMRFSEPRKHLASFLPFGLGPRICVGQHLALIEAKVALAMIIQRFAFTISPTYTHAPMMFVSLNPQFGVQLLVRSLWS